The following coding sequences are from one Thunnus maccoyii chromosome 17, fThuMac1.1, whole genome shotgun sequence window:
- the LOC121882590 gene encoding protein yippee-like 5 isoform X2, with the protein MGRIFLDHIGGTRLFSCANCDTILTNRAELISTRFTGATGRAFLFNKVVNLQHSEVQDRVMLTGRHMVRDVSCKNCNSKLGWMYEFATEESQRYKEGRVILERALVRESEGFEHVPSDNS; encoded by the exons ATGGGGCGGATCTTCTTGGATCACATCGGAGGGACTCGCCTCTTCTCCTGTGCTAACTGTGACACCATCCTGACCAACAGAGCAGAGCTGATCTCCACACGCTTCACTGGGGCCACCGGCAGAGCCTTCTTGTTCAACAAG GTTGTGAATCTGCAGCATAGCGAGGTGCAAGACCGAGTCATGCTGACAGGAAGACACATGGTGCGGGACGTCAGCTGCAAGAACTGCAACAGCAAGCTGGGCTGGATGTATGAGTTCGCTACCGAGGAAAGCCAGCGCTACAAGGAGGGCCGCGTCATCCTGGAGAGAGCGTTGGTGAGGGAGAGTGAAGGCTTCGAGCACGTTCCCTCTGACAACTCCTGA
- the LOC121882590 gene encoding protein yippee-like 5 isoform X1, which translates to MPVLIYFESTLAEDAILLVASLTETNAIVTGSINGPPPPQAEFDNNNNRGRVLSTENKDISVNKDASTREISVSYSTNKSATGYSHLLLNKMGRIFLDHIGGTRLFSCANCDTILTNRAELISTRFTGATGRAFLFNKVVNLQHSEVQDRVMLTGRHMVRDVSCKNCNSKLGWMYEFATEESQRYKEGRVILERALVRESEGFEHVPSDNS; encoded by the exons ATGCCAGTATTAATTTACTTTGAAAGTACTTTAGCGGAAGATGCTATTCTCCTTGTTGCTAGCTTGACTGAAACAAACGCCATTGTGACTGGCAGCATCAAcggtcctcctcctcctcaggctgagtttgacaacaacaacaacagaggacgTGTTTTATCCACCGAGAATAAAGACATATCGGTGAATAAAGACGCTTCAACTAGAGAAATCTCCGTTTCATATTCAACTAATAAGTCAGCTACCG GTTACTCTCACCTCCTATTGAACAAAATGGGGCGGATCTTCTTGGATCACATCGGAGGGACTCGCCTCTTCTCCTGTGCTAACTGTGACACCATCCTGACCAACAGAGCAGAGCTGATCTCCACACGCTTCACTGGGGCCACCGGCAGAGCCTTCTTGTTCAACAAG GTTGTGAATCTGCAGCATAGCGAGGTGCAAGACCGAGTCATGCTGACAGGAAGACACATGGTGCGGGACGTCAGCTGCAAGAACTGCAACAGCAAGCTGGGCTGGATGTATGAGTTCGCTACCGAGGAAAGCCAGCGCTACAAGGAGGGCCGCGTCATCCTGGAGAGAGCGTTGGTGAGGGAGAGTGAAGGCTTCGAGCACGTTCCCTCTGACAACTCCTGA
- the LOC121882037 gene encoding phospholipase B1, membrane-associated-like: MRTKSETIRKRMLPQLALITLLGCTWTTVTGLPCAQMSRSEPPPSNVNSIKPADVAVFSSIGLHIHSTELSTVVSRLQELMNLFNPALISPLSDETNVYAAPFVQHSTLVEQAKEVSLHLQNSQDSWKLVLLFVQVDQLCTCEQQQVQSVIRSVVEDVDAALQLLHSQLKQTIVSVALWNGEHDSFSNKMCPCMETNSAGEVRLLRAMLIQALQESLDELLVKKHWYADRDDFTVILQDSPFITDLSTVASGKPLSESQASQQTDKLVVQMWTNLLQPTNDQHNTEDNGKMIALPCPTEDRPFLRTEGNSPSYHHSDASPLLQPFTGTEMPCNDLNPSVSIPTSVHELRPGDIKVVAAVGDSLTAGNGIGSSPINILDVLNQYRGLSWSIGGDGNLTTVTTLPNILKHFNQNLTGYSVGMGKQSNPKAFLNQAVAGAKSEDMPSQVRILVEKMKSDSRINFKSDWKVITLFIGGNDMCDHCYNSLFYSVENYIRYVRESLDYLHRKVPRALVNLVEPLHIIPLRDMHVDPSLRCPTWLVNILCPCVILPKPSSKALQKVEELNRGYQRSLSELVESGRYDKPDFTVVVQPFFREVIVPKLPDGRPDRSFFSADCFHLSQKAQTLMARSLWNNMLEPLGHKTSKQNFTNDMGLKCPTKASPYIRTYRNSNYTYAGPSPTPEPNTNWGSDFSCVDLAPSDTVPTSVHKLRPADIKVVAALGDSSTAGTGAKAKDLFELKREYKGVSWSIGGDKTLEAVTTLPNILKKFNPSLKGFSKGLGSIQKGFNMAVSGAKTSEIPAQVQNLIKAMRENKGMNFEKDWKLVTIFIGANDLCYYCLDQNNLSPKNYSHNLMLGLDMLYNEVPRLLVNVVQILQIDPLKTVKKNTLGCSLLQRGSCPCVINPAENSPEFEEIKRINHEYQAEIQYLISGDRYDGKEDFAVVLQPFLHNSFIPQIGMGEADTSFFSVDCFHISERAHAEMAIALWNNMLEPVGRKQAYNNFTYDRSKIHCPSEASPFIFTKINSLPSPPVMTSTIDTPISDTTSTSTSTGTSTSSSPTPTIFVPICSSPIPVWVPVVVGIVCLLVGITVTWAFLSCFQRRKNKEKEVEMRGTGF, encoded by the exons ATGAGGACAAAATCTGAGACAATCAGAAAAAGGATGCTTCCACAGCTGGCTCTGATCACACTCCTGGGGTGTACATGGACGACAG taactggaCTGCCTTGCGCTCAGATGTCCCGCTCTGAGCCGCCCCCTTCCAATG TTAACAGCATTAAGCCTGCAGATGTGGCTGTGTTTTCCTCTATCGGACTTCACATTCACAG CACTGAGCTGTCCACTGTAGTATCAAGACTTCAAG agCTGATGAACTTGTTCAATCCCGCTCTGATCAGTCCTCTCTCAGATGAAACAAATGTGTATGCTGCTCCGTTTGTTCAACACAG CACACTAGTGGAGCAGGCAAAGGAAGTGTCCCTCCATCTCCAGAACAGTCAG gattCTTGGAAGTTGGTGCTTCTCTTCGTTCAGGTGGATCAGCTCTGCAcctgtgagcagcagcag gTTCAGTCTGTTATCAGATCCGTAGTTGAAGATGTGGATGCTGCTCTGCAGTTGCTGCACTCTCAG CTGAAGCAGACCATTGtcagtgttgcattatggaacGGAGAGCATGACAGTTTCTCAAACAA GATGTGTCCATGTATGGAAACCAACAGTGCAGGAGAAGTCAGACTTCTGAGGGCCATGCTGATTCAAGCTCTGCAG GAGTCCTTGGATGAGCTCTTGGTGAAGAAGCACTGGTACGCTGACAGAGATGACTTCACCGTCATCCTGCAGGACTCACCTTTCATCACAGACCTCTCAACTGTCGCT aGTGGGAAGCCTCTCTCTGAGTCACAAGCGTCACAGCAAACTGACAAACTGGTGGTGCAGATGTGGACAAACCTG CTGCAGCCCACTAATGACCAGCATAACACAGAGGACAATGGAAAGATGATCGCATTGCCATGTCCAACTGAG GACCGACCCTTCCTGAGGACGGAGGGGAACTCTCCTTCATATCACCACAGTGAtgcctctcctctgcttcagCCA TTTACAGGCACAGAGATGCCCTGCAATGACCTCAACCCCTCAGTCTCCATACCTACCTCAG TGCATGAACTCAGGCCTGGAGATATCAAAGTTGTGGCTGCTGTGGGAGACTCTTTGACA GCAGGGAACGGGATTGGATCCAGCCCAATCAACATACTGGACGTCCTGAATCAGTACAGAGGTTTATCCTGGAG TATTGGCGGAGATGGAAACCTCACAACTGTAACTACTCTGCCCA ACATCTTAAAGCATTTCAACCAAAACCTGACGGGCTACTCTGTTGGCATGGGTAAACAAAGCAATCCTAAGGCTTTCCTCAACCAGGCTGTAGCAGGAGCGAAAAGCGA gGACATGCCGTCACAGGTGCGAATCTTGGTGGAAAAGATGAAGAGTGACTCT AGAATCAATTTTAAATCAGACTGGAAAGTGATCACTCTTTTTATTGGTGGAAATGACATGTGTGACCACTGCTACAATTCT CTATTCTACTCTGTAGAGAATTATATTCGCTATGTTCGTGAAAGCCTGGATTATCTACACAGAAAG GTACCTCGTGCTCTGGTGAACTTAGTAGAACCACTTCACATTATCCCATTAAGAGATATGCACGTGGATCCTTCACTTAGATGCCCAACCTGGCTGGTTAA TATTCTGTGTCCTTGCGTCATCTTGCCAAAGCCCAGCTCTAAAGCTCTTCAAAAGGTGGAGGAACTCAATAGAGGCTATCAG CGTTCACTGAGTGAGCTTGTGGAGTCAGGTCGGTATGACAAACCAGACTTCACTGTGGTCGTCCAGCCTTTCTTCAGAGAAGTCATTGTCCCCAAGCTGCCG GATGGCCGTCCGGATCGCTCCTTCTTCAGTGCTGACTGCTTCCATCTCAGCCAGAAGGCCCAGACACTGATGGCTCGCTCCCTTTGGAACAACATG CTGGAACCTCTGGGCCATAAGACCTCCAAACAAAATTTTACTAACGACATGGGCCTGAAATGTCCAACCAAG GCTTCACCATACATTCGGACCTATCGCAACAGCAATTATACATATGCTGGTCCCTCACCAACACCTGAACCTAACACA AACTGGGGAAGTGACTTCTCCTGTGTGGACCTTGCTCCATCTGACACTGTGCCAACCTCAG TTCATAAGCTAAGACCAGCAGACATCAAGGTGGTGGCAGCACTGGGAGACTCTTCAACG GCAGGAACTGGCGCTAAAGCAAAGGATCTGTTTGAACTCAAAAGAGAGTATAAAGGAGTATCATGGAG CATTGGAGGAGATAAGACTTTGGAGGCTGTCACAACACTACCAA ACATCTTGAAGAAGTTCAACCCCTCTCTGAAGGGCTTCTCCAAAGGTTTGGGGTCAATCCAGAAGGGCTTCAACATGGCTGTATCTGGAGCTAAGACTTC agaGATCCCAGCACAAGTCCAAAATCTCATCAAGGCCATGAGAGAAAACAAG GGGATGAATTTTGAGAAGGACTGGAAGCTTGTGACGATATTCATAGGGGCAAATGATCTTTGCTATTATTGCTTGGACCAA AATAATCTGTCACCCAAGAATTACAGCCACAATCTTATGCTAGGCTTGGACATGCTTTACAACGAG GTACCTAGGCTGTTGGTCAATGTGGTGCAGATCTTGCAAATAGACCCATTGAAAACAGTTAAGAAGAACACACTGGGCTGTTCACTACTACAAAg GGGAAGCTGTCCCTGTGTTATCAACCCAGCTGAAAACTCCCCAGAGTTTGAGGAGATAAAACGGATCAATCACGAGTATCAG gctGAAATCCAGTATCTTATCTCTGGAGATCGCTATGACGGAAAAGAAGACTTTGCTGTTGTTCTTCAACCCTTTTTACACAATTCTTTTATACCTCAAATTGGC ATGGGTGAAGCAGACACGAGTTTCTTCTCTGTAGACTGCTTTCACATCAGTGAGCGGGCTCATGCTGAGATGGCTATTGCCCTCTGGAACAACATG CTGGAGCCTGTAGGCAGGAAACAGGCCTACAACAACTTCACATATGACCGCTCCAAGATTCACTGTCCCTCTGAG GCCAGTCCCTTCATCTTCACTAAGATCAACAGTCTTCCAAGTCCACCTGTGATGACCTCCACAATCGATACTCCTATCTCAGACACtaccagcaccagcaccagcaccGGCACCAGCACCAGCTCCAGTCCTACACCAACCATCTTCGTGCCCATTTGTTCCTCCCCCATTCCTGTGTGGGTGCCAGTGGTTGTGGGAATTGTCTGTTTACTGGTTGGCATTACTGTCACCTGGGCATTTCTCTCCTGCTTTCAGCGTcggaaaaacaaagagaaagaagtaGAAATGAGAGGAACTGgtttttaa
- the LOC121882041 gene encoding serine/threonine-protein phosphatase PP1-beta catalytic subunit-like, with the protein MAESELNVDSLISRLLEVRGCRPGKVVQMSEAEVRGLCIKSREIFLSQPILLELEAPLKICGDIHGQYTDLLRLFEYGGFPPEANYLFLGDYVDRGKQSLETICLLLAYKIKYPENFFLLRGNHECASINRIYGFYDECKRRFNIKLWKTFTDCFNCLPIAAIIDEKIFCCHGGLSPDLQSMEQIRRIMRPTDVPDTGLLCDLLWSDPDKDVQGWGENDRGVSFTFGADVVSKFLNRHDLDLICRAHQVVEDGYEFFAKRQLVTLFSAPNYCGEFDNAGGMMSVDESLMCSFQILKPSEKKAKYQYGGVNSGRPITPPRTAQAPKKR; encoded by the exons ATGGCGGAAAGCGAGTTGAACGTTGACAGCCTCATCTCTCGATTACTGGAAG TACGAGGATGTCGTCCAGGGAAGGTCGTACAGATGTCAGAGGCCGAGGTGCGGGGGCTGTGCATCAAGTCCAGAGAGATTTTCCTCAGTCAGCCGATCCTGTTAGAACTGGAGGCTCCGCTCAAAATCTGTG GTGATATCCACGGACAGTACACAGACTTGCTGAGGCTATTCGAGTACGGAGGTTTCCCTCCAGAAGCCAACTATCTGTTTCTGGGGGACTACGTGGACAGAGGGAAACAATCACTGGAGACCATCTGTCTGCTGCTCGCCTACAAGATCAAATACCCAGAAAACTTCTTCTTGCTCAGGGGGAACCACGAGTGTGCCTCCATCAACCGGATTTACGGCTTCTATGATGAGT GCAAGCGCAGGTTCAACATAAAGCTCTGGAAGACCTTCACAGACTGTTTTAACTGTTTGCCGATTGCTGCGATTATTGATGAGAAGATCTTCTGCTGCCATGGAG GGCTCTCACCTGATCTGCAGTCCATGGAACAAATTCGACGCATTATGAGACCCACTGATGTCCCAGATACAG GCTTGTTGTGCGACCTGCTGTGGTCAGACCCAGACAAAGACGTCCAGGGCTGGGGGGAGAACGACCGGGGGGTTTCCTTCACTTTCGGAGCCGATGTGGTCAGCAAGTTCCTCAACCGCCACGACCTGGATCTCATCTGTCGAGCACATCAG GTTGTTGAAGACGGCTACGAGTTCTTTGCCAAACGACAGCTGGTGACGCTGTTTTCTGCTCCCAACTACTGCGGGGAGTTTGACAACGCAGGCGGCATGATGAGTGTGGACGAGTCCCTTATGTGCTCTTTTCAG ATCCTGAAGCCGtcagagaaaaaagcaaagtaCCAGTACGGAGGGGTGAATTCAGGACGCCCAATCACCCCGCCTCGCACCGCTCAGGCACCGAAAAAGAGGTGA
- the bpnt1 gene encoding 3'(2'),5'-bisphosphate nucleotidase 1 isoform X1 → MSGSPAVIMRLVASAYTVAEKAGAIVRKVLQSGELGIVEKTGANDLQTLADRLAQQSICASLSRRFPKITIIGEEELPAEEITEDLIEKGQAEEILQKCCPAEYSGLKEEELVVWVDPLDGTKEYTEASKCLHLRAEAQTPLKGSDTSQLLSTALWLLDNVTVLIGVAYGGRPIAGVINQPFYNYQLGAGAALGRTIWGMPGLGAFGFQLQEVPGDRRIVTTTRSHSNKLVTDCVDAMEPHEVIRVGGAGNKVIQLVEGKASAYVFASPGCKKWDTCAGEAILHAVGGKLTDMHGNAYRYDANVKHMNSAGVLATLRNHEYYISRVPQSVLQALKSD, encoded by the exons ATGTCTGGGAGTCCTGCTGTGATTATGCGCCTGGTGGCATCTGCTTACACTGTGGCTGAGAAGGCTGGAGCTATTGTGAGGAAGGTCCTTCAGAGTGGAGAACTTGGCATCGTGGAAAAG ACTGGCGCTAATGATCTGCAGACGCTGGCAGACAGACTAGCACAGCAGAGCATTTGTGCTTCACTGTCCAGACGCTTCCCCAAAATCACCATTATTGGCGAGGAG GAGCTTCCAGCTGAGGAGATAACTGAAGACCTCATTGAAAAGGGCCAGGCAGAGGAAATCCTTCAGAAGTGCTGCCCAGCAGAGTATAGCGGGCTGAAAGAAGAGGAG CTAGTTGTGTGGGTGGATCCGCTCGATGGCACGAAGGAGTATACTGAAG CGTCAAAGTGTCTCCATCTCCGAGCTGAGGCCCAGACACCACTCAAAGGGTCGGACACCTCTCAGCTTCTCAGCACAGCTCTCT GGCTCCTGGATAATGTGACGGTGCTTATTGGTGTTGCATACGGAGGAAGACCTATCGCGGGTGTCATCAACCAGCCTTTCTACAACTACCAG CTCGGAGCAGGGGCAGCTTTAGGTAGAACCATTTGGGGAATGCCAGGATTGGGTGCTTTTGGATTTCAGCTGCAGGAAGTTCCAGGTGACAGACGCATCGTCACCACCACCCGTTCACATAGCAACAAGCTGGTAACGGACTGCGTAGACGCCATGGAACCTCATGAAGTCATAAGAGTGGGTGGTGCAGGAAACAAG GTAATCCAGCTTGTTGAGGGAAAAGCTTCTGCTTATGTCTTCGCCAGTCCAGGATGCAAGAAATGGGACACTTGTGCTGGTGAAGCCATTCTGCATGCTGTTGGAG GTAAACTGACTGATATGCATGGCAATGCATACCGCTACGACGCTAATGTAAAGCACATGAACTCTGCTGGGGTTCTTGCTACACTACGCAACCACGAGTACTACATCAGCAGAGTGCCACAGTCAGTGCTGCAAGCCCTGAAGTCAGATTGA
- the bpnt1 gene encoding 3'(2'),5'-bisphosphate nucleotidase 1 isoform X2, producing the protein MSGSPAVIMRLVASAYTVAEKAGAIVRKVLQSGELGIVEKTGANDLQTLADRLAQQSICASLSRRFPKITIIGEEELPAEEITEDLIEKGQAEEILQKCCPAEYSGLKEEELVVWVDPLDGTKEYTEGLLDNVTVLIGVAYGGRPIAGVINQPFYNYQLGAGAALGRTIWGMPGLGAFGFQLQEVPGDRRIVTTTRSHSNKLVTDCVDAMEPHEVIRVGGAGNKVIQLVEGKASAYVFASPGCKKWDTCAGEAILHAVGGKLTDMHGNAYRYDANVKHMNSAGVLATLRNHEYYISRVPQSVLQALKSD; encoded by the exons ATGTCTGGGAGTCCTGCTGTGATTATGCGCCTGGTGGCATCTGCTTACACTGTGGCTGAGAAGGCTGGAGCTATTGTGAGGAAGGTCCTTCAGAGTGGAGAACTTGGCATCGTGGAAAAG ACTGGCGCTAATGATCTGCAGACGCTGGCAGACAGACTAGCACAGCAGAGCATTTGTGCTTCACTGTCCAGACGCTTCCCCAAAATCACCATTATTGGCGAGGAG GAGCTTCCAGCTGAGGAGATAACTGAAGACCTCATTGAAAAGGGCCAGGCAGAGGAAATCCTTCAGAAGTGCTGCCCAGCAGAGTATAGCGGGCTGAAAGAAGAGGAG CTAGTTGTGTGGGTGGATCCGCTCGATGGCACGAAGGAGTATACTGAAG GGCTCCTGGATAATGTGACGGTGCTTATTGGTGTTGCATACGGAGGAAGACCTATCGCGGGTGTCATCAACCAGCCTTTCTACAACTACCAG CTCGGAGCAGGGGCAGCTTTAGGTAGAACCATTTGGGGAATGCCAGGATTGGGTGCTTTTGGATTTCAGCTGCAGGAAGTTCCAGGTGACAGACGCATCGTCACCACCACCCGTTCACATAGCAACAAGCTGGTAACGGACTGCGTAGACGCCATGGAACCTCATGAAGTCATAAGAGTGGGTGGTGCAGGAAACAAG GTAATCCAGCTTGTTGAGGGAAAAGCTTCTGCTTATGTCTTCGCCAGTCCAGGATGCAAGAAATGGGACACTTGTGCTGGTGAAGCCATTCTGCATGCTGTTGGAG GTAAACTGACTGATATGCATGGCAATGCATACCGCTACGACGCTAATGTAAAGCACATGAACTCTGCTGGGGTTCTTGCTACACTACGCAACCACGAGTACTACATCAGCAGAGTGCCACAGTCAGTGCTGCAAGCCCTGAAGTCAGATTGA
- the saysd1 gene encoding SAYSvFN domain-containing protein 1: MEQKLAEFRARRQAEHAAKKDQCGSLQSKTETVTDSAAQTDTSADSQQTENTRTSSHSSQSKDQSDWLLDSALGRWLSSRKLVLSNITLLKVLLWLVLLGLFAELEFGLPFFVISLFYWLYEGLRSPAAREPGELSAYSVFNPDCQPLLGALTAEQLEGEMGYRPLANR, translated from the exons ATGGAGCAAAAGCTTGCAGAGTTCAGGGCACGGCGACAGGCTGAACATGCTGCCAAAAAGGATCAGTGTGGTAGTCTGCAGTCCAAAACAGAGACAGTAACAGACTCAGCAGCTCAGACTGACACATCAGCTGACAgtcaacagacagaaaacaccCGGACTTCATCTCACAGCTCTCAAAGCAAG GACCAAAGTGACTGGCTGCTGGACAGCGCTCTGGGGAGGTGGCTGTCTTCGAGAAAACTTGTCTTATCAAACATTACTTTGCTGAAAGTGCTGCTTTGGCTGGTTCTCCTTGGTCTGTTTGCAGAACTGGAGTTTGGTCTCCCCTTCTTCGTCATCTCCCTCTTCTACTGGCTCTATGAAGGACTCCGTAGCCCAGCGGCCCGTGAGCCTGGAGAACTCAGCGCTTATTCTGTCTTCAATCCAGACTGTCAGCCTCTGCTGGGCGCTCTCACTGCAGAGCAGCTGGAAGGCGAGATGGGTTACAGACCTCTGGCTAACAGATGA
- the grcc10 gene encoding protein C10 has protein sequence MASAPAQQPTLTVEQTRVVLSEVIQAFSVPENAARMEEARESACNDMGKMLQLVLPVATMIQQEVIKAYGFNNEGEGVLKFARLVKMYETQDPEIAAMSVKLKSLLLPPLSTPPIGGAIPAS, from the exons ATGGCGTCAGCTCCAGCACAGCAGCCCACCCTGACTGTCGAGCAGACCAGAG tGGTGCTCAGTGAGGTGATCCAGGCCTTCTCAGTACCAGAGAACGCAGCGAGGATGGAGGAGGCACGAGAGAGCGCCTGCAACGACATGGGCAAGATGCTGCAGCTCGTGCTCCCCGTGGCCACCATGATCCAACAAGAGGTCATCAAAGCTTACGGCTTTAACAACGAAGGAGAGG GCGTCCTAAAATTTGCCAGACTGGTGAAGATGTATGAAACCCAGGACCCTGAAATTGCCGCCATGTCGGTTAAACTGAAGTCTCTCCTACTGCCGCCGCTGTCAACACCACCTATAGGAGGTGCCATTCCAGCTTCATAG